A region from the Salidesulfovibrio onnuriiensis genome encodes:
- a CDS encoding ABC transporter permease, with amino-acid sequence MSLYAFYGALEQGFAFGLMVLGVYLTFRILDFPDLTVDGSLPLGAAVSAVAITNGYHPLLAILMATCAGFIAGMVTGILNTKLKILHLLASILTMIALYSVNLRIMGRPNLTLLGKDTVVDHFTYFTGLPQYLSTPILFGIICVAFALLLVWFLHTEIGMTVLATGDNPQMITSQGVNTHTVIIFGVGLSNALVACSGALVAQNQGAADVNMGVGTIIAGLASVIIGETVFGDRTILRAIIAALLGSVLYRVAIALALGLKLGAFSVTPSDLNLITAALVVIALTAPTMKKKFLSRGAKA; translated from the coding sequence ATGTCGCTCTATGCCTTTTACGGTGCCCTGGAACAGGGATTCGCTTTCGGCCTTATGGTCCTGGGCGTCTACCTGACGTTCCGCATCCTCGACTTTCCCGACCTCACCGTTGACGGCAGCCTGCCGCTCGGCGCAGCGGTCTCGGCCGTGGCCATCACCAACGGCTACCATCCGCTGCTCGCCATTCTTATGGCTACCTGCGCCGGGTTCATTGCCGGCATGGTCACCGGCATTCTGAACACCAAGCTCAAGATACTGCATCTTCTGGCATCCATACTGACCATGATCGCCCTTTATTCCGTGAACCTGCGCATCATGGGCAGGCCCAACCTCACCCTGCTGGGCAAGGATACCGTGGTGGACCATTTCACGTATTTCACCGGCCTGCCGCAGTATCTGTCCACCCCCATCCTGTTCGGCATCATTTGCGTGGCCTTCGCCCTCCTGCTCGTCTGGTTCCTGCATACCGAGATAGGCATGACCGTGCTGGCAACGGGCGACAACCCCCAGATGATCACCAGCCAGGGGGTGAACACCCATACGGTCATCATCTTCGGCGTGGGACTTTCCAATGCCCTGGTGGCCTGTTCCGGGGCCCTGGTGGCCCAGAACCAGGGGGCTGCCGACGTGAACATGGGTGTGGGAACCATTATTGCCGGGCTGGCTTCGGTCATCATCGGCGAGACCGTGTTCGGCGACCGCACCATTCTGCGGGCCATCATAGCGGCCCTGCTGGGCTCGGTGCTTTACCGCGTGGCCATCGCCCTGGCGCTCGGGCTCAAGCTCGGGGCCTTTTCGGTCACGCCCAGCGACCTGAACCTGATTACGGCCGCGCTGGTGGTCATTGCCCTGACCGCGCCGACCATGAAAAAGAAATTTCTTTCCCGGGGTGCCAAGGCATGA
- a CDS encoding ABC transporter substrate-binding protein, with product MKKLFAVAVLALCLFAATAMAADKTYTISVNQIVEHPSLDAMRFGFMDRLKELGLQAEYNVHIAQGNMATNTQIASQIVGEKPDLVLAITTPSAQSVVQKIKDRPIVFTGVTDPVSAGIVKSLEAPGGNVTGMTDMSPMDKHFELIREIVPGIKSIGVIYNAGEPNSVVLIDLLKKFANAEGVNVEEATIANSSGVYQAAKSLVGRCEAVYIPLDNTVVSALESAIKVCRQNHLPLISGDTDSVARGTIAALAVDYRDMGVQTADMAARVLQGADTATMPVESIKRLRLHVNLKAAESMGVTIPEAVVSRADKVIR from the coding sequence ATGAAAAAACTGTTTGCTGTTGCCGTACTGGCGCTCTGCCTGTTTGCCGCCACCGCCATGGCCGCGGATAAGACCTACACCATTTCCGTCAACCAGATCGTCGAGCATCCGTCCCTGGACGCCATGCGTTTCGGTTTCATGGATCGCCTGAAGGAACTGGGCCTCCAGGCCGAGTACAACGTGCACATCGCACAGGGCAACATGGCCACCAACACCCAGATCGCCTCGCAGATCGTCGGTGAAAAGCCCGACCTTGTCTTGGCCATCACCACCCCGTCCGCCCAGTCCGTGGTCCAGAAGATCAAGGATCGGCCCATTGTTTTCACCGGGGTCACCGATCCGGTTTCAGCAGGCATCGTGAAAAGCCTGGAAGCTCCGGGCGGTAATGTCACGGGCATGACCGACATGAGCCCCATGGACAAGCATTTCGAACTCATCCGCGAGATCGTACCGGGCATCAAGTCCATCGGCGTCATCTACAACGCGGGCGAGCCCAACTCCGTGGTGCTCATCGACCTGCTCAAGAAGTTTGCCAACGCCGAGGGCGTAAACGTGGAGGAAGCCACCATCGCCAACTCCTCCGGCGTATACCAGGCCGCCAAGAGTCTGGTGGGCCGCTGCGAAGCCGTCTACATTCCGCTGGACAACACCGTTGTCTCCGCACTGGAATCGGCCATCAAGGTCTGCCGCCAGAACCATCTGCCGCTCATTTCCGGTGATACCGATTCCGTTGCCCGCGGCACCATTGCGGCCCTGGCCGTGGACTACCGCGACATGGGCGTGCAGACGGCGGATATGGCCGCACGCGTGCTGCAGGGAGCGGACACCGCCACCATGCCCGTGGAATCCATCAAGCGCCTGCGCCTGCACGTGAACCTCAAGGCTGCGGAGTCCATGGGCGTCACGATTCCGGAAGCAGTGGTTTCCCGCGCCGACAAGGTCATCCGGTAA
- the fliM gene encoding flagellar motor switch protein FliM: MSKILEQDEVDALLRGLSGGDVETEAELPEDDSGVVAFDLANQDRIIRGRMPVLEIVNDRFARLATNALANTMRKRVDINPISIDMSKFGDFMRSLPVPTSISIFKMDPLRGNALLVVDSRLVFALVENFFGGAGSQPKVEGRDFTPIEQAIVERVVKIALSNMEESWQPVHEVHIEMVRTEVNPQFAAIVPPSDVVIVVTFEVELENAIGSLIICLPYATMEPIRSKLHASFQSERLEVDHAWINRFKERLMETPVEMVVRLGESKISGRQLLSLKKGDILLLDTDEDELLEAEIEGIKKFYGLPGRVKGNKSFRVVKEQEIRF, encoded by the coding sequence ATGAGCAAGATCCTCGAACAAGATGAAGTCGATGCCCTGTTGAGGGGGCTTTCCGGTGGGGACGTCGAGACCGAAGCGGAGTTGCCCGAAGACGACTCCGGCGTGGTCGCGTTTGACCTGGCCAACCAGGACAGGATCATCCGCGGCCGCATGCCCGTTCTCGAAATAGTCAACGACCGTTTCGCACGCCTGGCCACCAACGCGTTGGCCAATACCATGCGCAAGCGCGTGGACATCAACCCCATTTCCATCGACATGTCCAAGTTCGGGGATTTCATGCGTTCGCTGCCCGTCCCCACATCCATTTCCATCTTCAAGATGGACCCCCTGCGCGGCAACGCCCTGCTCGTGGTGGACTCCCGGCTTGTCTTTGCCCTGGTGGAAAATTTCTTTGGCGGCGCGGGGTCCCAGCCCAAGGTCGAGGGGCGCGATTTCACGCCCATCGAGCAGGCCATTGTGGAGCGGGTGGTCAAGATCGCCCTGAGCAATATGGAAGAATCCTGGCAGCCCGTCCACGAGGTGCACATCGAAATGGTCCGCACCGAGGTCAACCCCCAGTTCGCGGCCATCGTGCCGCCTTCGGACGTGGTCATCGTGGTCACCTTCGAGGTGGAACTGGAAAACGCCATCGGTTCGCTCATCATCTGCCTGCCTTACGCCACCATGGAGCCTATCCGTTCAAAGCTGCACGCCTCGTTCCAGTCCGAACGCCTGGAAGTGGACCATGCCTGGATCAACCGGTTCAAGGAACGGCTCATGGAGACTCCCGTGGAAATGGTGGTTCGCCTCGGCGAGTCCAAGATTTCCGGGCGTCAGCTTTTGAGCTTGAAAAAAGGCGATATCCTGCTGCTGGATACGGACGAGGACGAATTGCTCGAGGCCGAGATCGAGGGGATCAAGAAATTCTACGGCCTGCCCGGCCGGGTCAAGGGAAACAAGTCCTTCCGCGTGGTCAAGGAACAGGAAATCCGGTTCTGA
- a CDS encoding divergent polysaccharide deacetylase family protein, with the protein MNQDLEPREENAVDQKSTPVTGLDRLKQRLYRPGPLVAIFGAVLLLLAGFIMYLVHSRPASSPAVVESPIILRASVPDDGNSTRAYEEILATMLEEQVKQVDLALLETLRKTGVDMQRLELTDVQVRQHNGQIYHFQELRIPGIKDRSKFLLALQEGLAQRAPGAFLVGDGTEVVGVDIDNVQTHRIVLDITAPAPVYPSTPGPKLVIVIDDVGENLRVLKGLLKLDIPLVYAVWPVSSHTDESARLIRESGSDLILHFPMEPKGYPKVDPGPGALFTSMSAGDIRKTVDANVPMVPGAIGANNHMGSRFTESRTGMKTALSALKDKGLFFLDSMTTPKSAGRKIADKVGIAYYERDVFLDNIKVVPSIILQLRKAERIAKRRGKAIAIGHNYATTLSALRQWADQRDKSVQVIPISSLRPE; encoded by the coding sequence ATGAATCAAGACCTTGAACCGCGTGAAGAAAACGCGGTTGATCAAAAGAGTACTCCCGTGACCGGGCTGGACAGGCTGAAACAACGCCTGTACCGGCCCGGTCCTCTTGTTGCCATTTTCGGCGCGGTGCTGCTGTTGCTGGCGGGGTTCATCATGTATCTCGTCCACTCCAGGCCCGCGTCTTCCCCGGCCGTGGTGGAATCCCCCATCATCCTCAGGGCCTCCGTGCCCGACGACGGCAATTCCACCAGAGCCTATGAGGAGATCCTGGCCACCATGCTCGAGGAGCAGGTCAAGCAGGTCGATTTGGCCCTGCTGGAGACCCTGCGCAAGACCGGCGTGGACATGCAGCGGCTGGAACTGACGGATGTCCAGGTCCGACAGCACAACGGTCAGATCTACCATTTCCAGGAATTGCGCATTCCCGGCATCAAGGACAGAAGCAAATTTCTGCTGGCGTTGCAGGAAGGACTTGCGCAACGCGCGCCCGGCGCCTTTCTTGTGGGCGACGGCACGGAGGTGGTCGGCGTCGACATCGACAATGTCCAGACCCACCGCATCGTCCTGGACATAACCGCCCCTGCGCCGGTGTATCCCAGCACCCCCGGGCCGAAGCTGGTTATCGTCATCGACGACGTGGGCGAAAACCTCCGGGTGCTCAAGGGGCTGCTCAAGCTTGATATCCCCCTGGTTTATGCCGTTTGGCCCGTGAGCAGCCATACTGACGAATCCGCACGCCTTATTCGTGAATCCGGCAGCGATCTCATCCTTCATTTTCCCATGGAGCCCAAGGGCTACCCTAAGGTGGACCCGGGGCCGGGCGCACTTTTCACCTCCATGTCCGCAGGCGATATCCGAAAGACCGTGGACGCGAATGTTCCCATGGTGCCGGGCGCCATTGGCGCCAACAATCACATGGGGTCCCGTTTTACCGAAAGCAGAACGGGCATGAAGACCGCTCTTTCGGCCCTCAAGGACAAGGGCTTGTTCTTCCTGGACAGCATGACCACTCCGAAAAGCGCGGGCCGGAAGATTGCGGACAAGGTCGGGATTGCCTATTACGAACGGGATGTTTTCCTGGACAACATCAAGGTAGTTCCCTCCATTATCCTGCAGCTGCGCAAGGCGGAACGAATTGCCAAGCGTCGCGGCAAGGCCATAGCCATAGGCCATAATTACGCGACCACTCTGTCCGCGCTGCGTCAATGGGCCGACCAACGGGACAAATCCGTTCAGGTTATTCCCATTTCCAGCCTCCGGCCGGAATAA
- a CDS encoding S41 family peptidase: MRISTWLITFLLLFTLTIAPGPSAAGKDGAHFDALKRFSQVLDMVEGYYVKPITKQELIEDSIKGMLEQLDPHSAYLSPDDFKDVQESTSGKFDGIGIEISMENGRLICVSPIEDTPAYKAGMQAGDIILEIDGESTQDLSLMDAVKKIRGPKGSTVVLTVLHEGSQVPMEIAIVRGTVPVLTVKSRVLEDGFMYVRLTGFKENTTDELRTAIRDFKKHGKIKGVVLDLRNNPGGLLGQAVSVTDTFIEEGLIVYIQGKDEAKRKDFLAGKNKDEVTAPMVVLINSGSASASEIVAGALQDHNRALLVGERSFGKGSVQTVIPLSDGAGIKLTTALYYTPNGRSIQATGIQPDLEIPFVQPAKDTEVDEMRRRFTVREKDLGGHLENVNGDKVKSKRKDQDVKDMLARDNQLRIALELVRNLPRLNKIK; encoded by the coding sequence ATGAGAATTTCCACGTGGTTGATCACCTTTCTTCTGCTTTTCACGCTGACCATTGCTCCCGGCCCCAGCGCCGCAGGCAAGGACGGGGCGCACTTCGACGCACTGAAGCGCTTCAGCCAGGTTCTGGATATGGTCGAAGGTTATTATGTCAAACCGATCACCAAGCAGGAGCTGATTGAGGATTCCATCAAGGGCATGCTGGAGCAGCTCGATCCCCATTCCGCCTACCTGAGCCCCGACGATTTCAAGGACGTCCAGGAAAGCACCAGCGGCAAATTTGACGGCATCGGCATTGAGATCAGCATGGAAAACGGACGGCTGATCTGTGTCTCTCCCATTGAGGATACTCCGGCCTACAAGGCGGGCATGCAGGCCGGCGACATCATCCTGGAGATCGACGGTGAGTCCACCCAGGACCTCTCCCTCATGGACGCCGTGAAAAAAATCCGCGGCCCCAAGGGGTCCACCGTCGTGCTGACGGTTCTCCACGAAGGGTCGCAGGTTCCCATGGAAATAGCCATCGTGCGCGGAACGGTTCCTGTTCTGACGGTGAAGTCCCGTGTACTGGAAGATGGCTTTATGTATGTTCGCCTCACAGGATTCAAGGAGAACACCACGGACGAGCTTCGCACGGCCATTCGCGATTTCAAGAAGCACGGCAAGATCAAGGGCGTTGTCCTGGACCTCCGGAACAACCCTGGTGGTCTGCTTGGACAGGCCGTGTCCGTGACCGATACCTTTATCGAGGAAGGTCTCATCGTCTACATTCAGGGCAAGGATGAAGCCAAGCGCAAGGATTTCCTTGCCGGCAAGAACAAGGATGAAGTCACCGCGCCCATGGTGGTGCTCATCAACTCCGGCTCCGCTTCCGCATCCGAAATCGTTGCCGGAGCTCTGCAGGACCACAACCGCGCCCTGCTCGTGGGCGAGCGTTCCTTTGGCAAGGGCTCGGTGCAGACCGTCATCCCCCTGTCCGACGGTGCCGGGATCAAGCTGACCACGGCGCTCTACTACACCCCCAACGGCCGTTCCATCCAGGCCACCGGCATCCAGCCCGACCTGGAAATTCCCTTTGTACAGCCCGCCAAGGATACGGAAGTGGACGAGATGCGTCGCCGTTTCACCGTCCGCGAAAAGGATCTTGGCGGTCACCTGGAAAACGTCAATGGAGACAAGGTCAAGTCCAAGCGCAAGGACCAGGATGTCAAGGACATGCTTGCGCGGGACAACCAGCTCCGTATAGCCCTGGAACTTGTCAGAAACCTGCCCAGGCTGAATAAGATAAAGTAA